TTAACTACTACTACTTCTTAGGTGCGGTATTTACATTCCTGACGCAATTATTGATTCGTTCATTCGTAGATGATGACAAAATTCTGGCGAAGATCGAACAGAATAAAAAAAGACCGGAGTCTGAAAAGAAAAAATCATCTTTCCAATCTAAAATGGAAGAAATGATGAGACAACAACAGGCACAGAAAAATAAAAAATAGAACCTCGGTTCTGATCATATAAAAAGTGGCGGTTTCCATATGGAAACCGCCACTTTTTTATTTATAACGGATAATTTCTGTTATTCAGGCTTTTTAAAGCCTTCCTTTTCCGCCTTTTTAGACATAGTCTCTACACGCTTAGGTGTATCCGGATGAGAAGACATCAGTTTTTGAGTTGCACTTTGCTTCTCCCCTCCTGACATTTCATTCAGTTTTTCGAAAGCTTTAGCCATATACCATGGATTGGATTTCTGTTTTTTCAGGAACTCGTATCCATAATCATCGGCAAGTGATTCCTGTTTGCGGGAAAAACTTGAGTTTGCGATCTGCTCACTCAAAGCCCCAAGTTGTGAATCAGAAAGAGCTGCTGCAGTACCTCCCTGTGAAGATACACCGTCTTTCAATGCCGAAGTCAGCAAAGCTGTACGGAAAGCATCTTTAGAATCTTCATTCTTCACGTGACCGATCTCATGACCGATAACGCCTAATACTTCCTCATCAGTCATCGCCTGCATCAATCCGGCACATACTCTGACACTGCCATCAGCACAGGCAAATGCATTCACATCACGTACCAGATATACTTTAAAATTCAGGTCAAGTCCGTCATAGTTACTC
The Sphingobacterium spiritivorum genome window above contains:
- a CDS encoding M48 family metallopeptidase, with translation MIKKILLTSCAVALLSSVSYGQFKLNSKTVGSATKAVKAVTLSNEDVVKYTKEYIKWMDENNPVAPDNDELAIRLKKLTSGLSNYDGLDLNFKVYLVRDVNAFACADGSVRVCAGLMQAMTDEEVLGVIGHEIGHVKNEDSKDAFRTALLTSALKDGVSSQGGTAAALSDSQLGALSEQIANSSFSRKQESLADDYGYEFLKKQKSNPWYMAKAFEKLNEMSGGEKQSATQKLMSSHPDTPKRVETMSKKAEKEGFKKPE